Proteins encoded within one genomic window of Tamandua tetradactyla isolate mTamTet1 chromosome 11, mTamTet1.pri, whole genome shotgun sequence:
- the LOC143649744 gene encoding olfactory receptor 8H1-like gives MGTMNNTNVPGFILMGLTDTEEIRQVLIMLFLLMYLITLLGNAGMILIIHLDLQLHTPMYLFLSHLSFLDISYSTVITPKTLENLLTSKYISFKCCFTQLSFFIFCCGTESFLLSSMAYDRYVAICNPLHYPIVMSRRLCCVLITGPYLMGFFEVLVIVLYMNSLHFCKSNVIYHFFCDIIPILALSCTDTHDTEIMIFIAGTLNVMVSLTTICMSYGSILSTILKINSTSGKHKAFSTCASHLLGVTIFYGTTIFTYLKPKQSYSLGKDQVASVFYTVVIPMLNPLIYSLRNKEVKNALIRLMQKR, from the coding sequence ATGGGAACTATGAATAACACAAACGTGCCCGGCTTCATCCTTATGGGATTGACAGACACTGAAGAGATTCGGCAGGTCCTCATTATGTTATTTCTCCTGATGTACCTGATTACTTTGCTGGGGAATGCAGGGATGATACTGATAATTCACCTGGACCTCCAGCTTCACACTCCCATGTATTTATTCCTCAGTCACCTGTCATTCCTTGACATCAGTTACTCAACAGTCATCACTCCTAAAACCTTAGAGAACTTACTGACTTCCAAGTATATTTCATTCAAGTGCTGCTTCACCCAGTTGTCTTTTTTCATCTTCTGCTGTGGCACTGAATCTTTCCTTCTGTCTtcaatggcctatgaccgctatgtagcTATCTGTAATCCTCTTCACTACCCTATTGTTATGTCCAGGAGGCTCTGCTGTGTGCTTATCACTGGGCCCTACCTGATGGGCttttttgaagtattagttattgTTCTTTACATGAACAGTTTGCATTTCTGTAAATCCAAtgtaatttatcactttttttgtgaCATAATCCCAATTTTAGCCTTGTCCTGCACTGACACTCATGACACTGAAATTATGATATTCATTGCTGGTACTTTAAATGTAATGGTATCTCTTACCACAATTTGCATGTCCTATGGGTCCATTCTGTCTACTATCTTGAAAATCAATTCCACTTCTGGAAAGCACAAAGCCTTCTCTACTTGTGCCTCCCACCTCTTGGGAGTCACTATCTTTTATGGCACTACAATTTTTACTTACCTAAAACCAAAGCAGTCCTACTCCTTGGGAAAGGATCAAGTAGCTTCTGTGTTTTATACTGTGGTGATTCCAATGCTGAACCCACTCATTTATAGTCTTAGGAACAAAGAGGTGAAAAATGCTCTCATTAGGCTCATGCAGAAGAGATAG